agaccgcagtagaactagtttatacattacttattattgcactttgggattgtcgatttgaGCGACTATTTATTTTTGGCATGTTCACTCcggattatttattttatatataaggcatgctgttgaacttttcagatatttaagctatttatattgtttattgtttttccgcaaggcttgctacgggttttggtacgaccatacccataccctagcgccggtcacgatcctcgaaattgggtcgtgacaaagttggtatcagagctttagtttcgaactaaggccaaattttctcatgttacgtgtttatcgcgttaaggcatgttaagtgttatagttgtgtcataggatctactgcggaattaggattcaagttttgtcttttgaaacgtcatcttttgtttttaaaactttctaccttcacctttagggatgtttgagtcggtcttatgtgttactaatgtttTACTTTGCGAAATTTTTGCTTTACTCTGGAATGTTTGTGTTATTACTctggataaattgttaatttttgaaCTGTTTAATTATACTCTGGGTATTGCCAAGTGGgcattatttgagaattgtttgtttcattcttaggaatgaatactcgtaggcgtgctgcagctcaggctgaggctgaagctgatgacgctatgtcgattgaggtcgACCaacatgaaccagaggttcaagttggtaggggacgtgcaggtggagttccggccggtagaggccgagctggcagaggtcggggtggcagaggtcaggctgctggaggtagaggtaggggacgtggtggtgcaggcgttcaggcaccaggtgtaccacacgCTCCTATcgatccatttgacttcacgacgttttTGGCTGGGATtactgcactccagaataatcaagtgcaactgcaggcgggacagatcgccatgcagaaccagtatgctatgctgggacagatcGTGCAGCAACAGgcaccacaggctggtggtgtagcagttggtggtgttggaaccactgacagggatctggtattggcttacatgaggctgaagccaacggagtttgacggttccggagacgcgctggattttctcgaggaggttgagcagaatgctcggcgactacaggctacagagcgtcagaccgtcgttctggtagagatgtcaatgaagggttcagctggggactggtttcgtagctcTGTTCATGCtacatggctaccatctcctgggctcagtttgtggcgaaattcagagctttcttcttgccattttcagtgacagagggtttcAGAGACAGACTGCTGGTTCTGAAGAGAGATGACAGATCGGTACAcgagtacactactgagttcGTGAGACTTAGTCGCTTTGCCAcagatctgcagactgaacaACAAAGGGTGAACGATAGATACGTGAAGGGTCTGGGTGCTGACTTTATtagtcttctgactgagacgaccaaggaattttctgcggtagtggacagtgcccgtcggatggaggcaaatttactgcactttgggaaaatgGCTGAGACGAAGAAGGCGAGCGGTGGttttcagagtagtgggcaacagggtggtagcagcagctatcagaacaagccttcccagtacaagagtcagAAAGGGGGTGTTCGGAAagggtatcagccgtattctcacAGTTCGGGTTACAGTGGGAATAGCCGTGGGTCTGGTCGCGGTTACAGTGGTACATCTAGCGTTccgttttgtcagaactgcaggcgcagACATTCGGGACAGTGCACAGTTGCACCAGGtagctgctatgcttgtggccagcagggtcactttgctagggagtgtccgtcgtctgggcagcagatgtcatcggctagtgttgctcagccgttctttcagcagcagaggcccgttttcactccttcggcagggtattctcaacctgccgcttcgtttggtggccagcggggccgtggttcaggagggcgtggttttggtggccgtgggaacggtggtagaggctcgggtagttacagttcttctcaggcaccgcagcagggacagggtcaggccagagtatttgctctgactcctcaggatgctcgtgcatcaaacgccgtggtgcaaggtactattcccatttcatttgtagatgccttggttttatttgatgcgggtgctacacactcttttgtttcatcgagttttgctgctaaattaggtgtgacaccatctaggttgttagagcctttatctgtatctacgcctttgtctgactgtgttgtggtggatgtggtctatccttcttgttctgtggttatacatggtagagaGCTTAGTGCTGACTTGATTATGCTTGATGTATTgacttttgatgtcatcttggggatggattggctttcacgccattttgcatctatcgactgtcgagggaagtcggtattgtttgggattccgggtgatatgcctttttcctTCCAAGGGGAAAAGACAGAAGcgcctaagaatctaatttcggcgatcaaggccaagcgtatgatgggcaagggttgccaggcctttttagcagttgttcgtgacttagagggtgacagtggtgatgtgcatagtgttccgatagtgaatgaattcactgatgtatttccagaggagttgcctggattaccacccgATCGTGACATCGAGTTCTGTATTGATGTTGCTCCTGGcacagctcctatttcgataccgccgtatcggatggctcctgcggagcttaaagagttgaaggaacagttacaggaattgcttgatagtggttttatcagaccgagtacttctccgtggggtgctccggtgttgtttgtcaagaagaaggatgggtcatttcggctgtgtattgactacagacagctgaacaaggttactatcaagaaccggtatcctcttcctcgtattgatgatttgttcgaccagttggagggtgctaagtgcttttcgaagattgatttgagatccgggtatcatcaacttcggattcgagacgtcgatgtgcctaagactgctttcagaacgcggtatgggcatttcgagtttctggtcatgtcctttgggttgactaacgcaccagcagcgtttatggatatgatgaaccgggtattcaagccgtttctggatcagttcgtcattgtgtttattgatgacatactgatttactctcggagtgaggaggagcatgctttccacttgagaacgatactgcagactttgcgtgagcatcagctgtatgctaagttctcgaagtgcgaattttggctggatcaagttaccttcttaggacacgtggtgtcgaaggatgggatcaaggttgatccgacgaagattgaggcggttatggattggcagaggccgaggtcagttaccgagatcagaagttttctggggttagctggctattatcgtcggttcgtgcaggatttctccagaatatctgcaccgatgactaaactgacacagaaaggtgttaagtttgagtggactgacaagtgcgaggcgagctttgagaagctcaaagagattctgactacagctcctgtgttagctttgccatctggcattgaggggtttactgtctattgtgatgcttcccgtatcggtttgggttgcgttcttatgcaacatggtaaggtgattgcctatgcttctcgccagctgaagaagcatgaggtgaattatcccactcatgatctggagttagcagctgtggtctttgctctcaagatctggaggcactacttgtacggtgcgacttgcgagatctttactgatcataagagtctgaagtacatctttgatcagcgtgagttgaatctgaggcagcgaagatggttggagttactgaaagactatgattgtactattcagtaccatccgggtaaggctaatgtggtagccgatgcgttgagtcgcaaatcttcgggcagtttggcccatatttctgaggttgggcggagacccatggttcgtgagtggcatagtctgttagcttcgggatacggatttcaggtttcgcagagaggttgtttgttggcacagttgcaggtgcaaccggttttgattgataggatcaaagcttcacaagctgaggatccacaattgaaacgaattATGGAGGAGATCCATCtagatggaaattctgagtttgttctggcggatggagttctcaggtacggttctcgactgtgtgttccagattcggatggtttgagagaccagattctggaagaagtgCACAAGTCatcttacagtgttcatccgggttctaccaagatgtaccatgatctcaagggtacgtactggtggagcggaatgaaaaaggatgttgcagagtttgtgtctaagtgtttgacttgccagcaggtaaagttagagcatcagagaccgtttggatatctgcaaccgctacctattccagaatggaaatgggagcgaatcgctatggattttgtggttggtttgccacgtacccgactggggtatgattcgatttgggtgatagttgacagtttgaccaagtcagctcacttcttaccgatcaaggttacttaccAGGCTTtgaagttggcacagttgtacatcgatcggattgtgagtctccatggtgtaccagtgtcgatagtttcggacagaggttcagttttcacctctcggttttggaaagcgatgcaggaatctttgggtacgagattggatttcagtactgcttttcatcctcagactgacggtcagtctgagaggactattcagaccttggaggacatgctcaggatgtgtgttctggattttcagggtagctgggatactcatttgcctttgattgagttttcctacaacaacagttaccacgctagtatcgagatggcaccttatgaggccttgtacgggcgcaagtgtcgatctcctatctgttgggaggaggttggcgagcgcaaactctcgggagcagagattattcagattacctcagagaaggtaccactgatcaagcggagattggagacagcttttagtcggcataagagttatgctgatccgaagagaaaagacatggagtttcgggttggagatttcgtgtttcttcgagtttcgcctatgaagggcgttgtgcgttttggtgttaaggggaagttagcaccgagatatgttggtccgtatgagatcattGAGCGTATTGGGGCAGTGGCGTATAAGTTAGCtttgccaccagatatgtcgttggttcacccagtgtttcacatttccatgttgaggaagtgtatttctgatccttctcgcGTGATAGTAccccagagtgttgagattgaccatgagctatcttacgaggagcagcctgtagagattgttgatacgcaggttcgtaagttacggagtaaggagattccgatggtcaaggttctttggcggaaccattctgttgaggagtgcacttgggagaccgagtcggatatgcggagtcgctatccttttctttttccttgaggtacgaaaATTATTTGctatgtgaaatttttggtgaGTTTTACTTGTATTGTGTTATTTTAAGTGTTATGTGTTAATTGtgattaaattcgaggacgaatttttaataagttggggagaatgtaatatcccgtaaaattttgaagtttaaattACGAGTTCCGGTAACAATTTAGTTGTCgacgtaattaaatttattttatcagtcgattcggaaatggtttaattttaaGTCCGGGTtagaaaaaaagttaattaaaatccgggtttcgaaaatatattttttatttaaaaaaaaaaaaaagtttcggGTCGGGTTCGGTCCAACCAGAATCGGTTGGACCAGGTCTCGGTTGGACCAGGTCTCGTTGAACCgagacctggtctcgtacgagatgtgcaggtctcgtacgagacctgctgCAGAATTTCAGGGGGGCAGTTTTGCCCCCTGATTTCTCTCAATCTATAAGCATTTTAAAAACGCTTTCTAAACCAAATATCTTCACCACACATCAGTCTAGCCCTAGCCGCTTTCCTCATTCAATTTCGCCGAGAATCCTTTccgaaatcatcaaccaaagttTGTCAAAAATCTTCGGTGAGTTGATTAATATTTCAGTTTTGATCAATAAACGACGCCTCCGTTCATAACTGATATCTCACTCGTTTCAGATCCAAATCCAGTTCCGAAACGTTCCAGTCGaagaagactcacgtatctacaaatcccaattttcgtttcgtaaaacggtacgctatatttctcgtatcaatcgccgccgttttaccgtttttaagAAATTCTGTTTTTGCTATTAAATCGATCTCTTGGGATTTTaattcgtttggcagccgttcggaggtcgaaatcaattccgtttgtttcccgtgaaagtagactcacgcatctacgtttctacacctttcgttcgtcaaacgatacgtaaacgaacccgtagtAATCGCCGCCGTCTCACCGTACTTAATTGTTCATACTTGAGTTGGTTTTGAAATAGCTACTGCCgaattcatttttttcattcttGGGCTTTATGGTGAGATCTTAATGGTATTAAGATATAGGTTTTTGGTTTGTTAAGTGTTATACTCTGTTTTTGTGTTGGAAATTTTGATTTGGATGATTTCTTCGTTGTTCTTGGTTTTCAAGTTTTTGAGAATGGGTTCTCGGTTCCATTCGATTTCATTAGCTTGAATTCATGTGTCTTATTTGGAGTATGGATATTGAGTATGTAATCTTGGTTAGTTGATGGTTAAGGGATTTTGAAGTTGAAATTTGAGAATGGGAGTTAAGAAATTCGGTTTCTGCAAATTGTTGGATGTTGGGGTTTGCTTGAGTTATGAAATGTAGAAGAAGGTGTAGGTGGCTATGCATGATTGGTTGTTTAAATTCTGATTTGGTTAAAAGTTTGTTTTAATCATTGAAAAATTGTGAGTAAATTGAATAAGTGCTTAAGGTTAATTATTAACTAGTTATACtttattgttttgattttaaattacgaAAGTGaattcgacttattaattagcgatttaaataataacattatttataatttgaaattacttcgggcattaatattttaagtttaaattaaatattaattttataatagtttatacgtaatattatatattgactatactaaataagtattggggattttatttaatttgaaagttgtcaaattaattatattatttttaaggcataaaaataatatttgaatatttaaaaattaaattaataattattgttaaattgttaaattgatatttttggcttagaatgcctttggaattaaatttacattttagctttattttgttatttaattaattgagataattgccggtaatatttaattacttgggtttcaagctattgagttctattttgatattaattaatatcttatttaatattaattataaactttggtttataaactctggaatattggtttgggtcggtttggacttgggtcaccgacatgtgggtttagcttggtagtttttgaaaaactcggctaacccactatttgaggaattgattttatttatcaattaaatattattttaataatattttcggattgaatttaagtacgaactcaatagtcttaaattaattacggcattacattttatttgagaattgtgttctctgtgatttatctggttatttaattgtgctagtcctacgtggtgtctagtgatcttagagttaggggtcaacggattttaacctatttattattttagacccgtcgactgctcgtgcttcggagtctacgcagggttagctgtttgccaagatcacgtggataagcaagcagtgagtttgtagtgctatttaccgctttattaagtaccgcatcatattttaatattataaatgtttgtgaactgtttttacggattatggaactggattgaaacgagctactcgataggcttgtatcgagactgtgtgcaccggtaagtactctgggaaacggcagactaaagtcttgctcacgctggtatatttatttgacgaggatttgttcccgtccactctgggtttatcggtatgctatgtcatacttacgctgggatcatttcaatactgtttttccataatcatattatattagtataaaaatattttgatttaagggttttaaacttaataaatgtaaatagtattgcgaactcatctcagtatatctgaccccgttgttttcccaaattttccaggtttatgatttgaaagctggtccactccgattcttttgattcctcggaggtttttatgttattaaactagtttctattttttcgaactcttagaccgcagtagaactagtttatacattacttattattgcactttgggattgtcgatttgaGCGACTATTTATTTTTGGCATGTTCACTCcggattatttattttatatataaggcatgctgttgaacttttcagatatttaagctatttatattgtttattgtttttccgcaaggcttgctacgggttttggtacgaccatacccataccctagcgccggtcacgatcctcgaaattgggtcgtgacataccCGAATAAACCTAAAAACGAATACAAATATGCAAATACCATATCAAAAGTACACCTAAATATAGgggtatttctactcctatcagtgATCACGCAaacctattgccgcccaataggtagctcgttccaacgGACCTCTCTTGGCTAAGTTATACTACCGCGATGATggttttaaaacagttgaataatgatatttaaaagtaaacacATAAACTTACAGTACTGTTAAATTACTACTTAGCCTCgtcgtatgtgtgacagacttccctgagtcctggtctgactgctggacagctagtcggatcaaacatacaaaacacacaagacatCACATCAATAGTtgtttctggtataaacatttAGGTTCGGGAACCTAGTTTTAAACTAGCATATAACACATAGCACATAtggtctctttatttttaaaaatcatttaaatcgTTTTCaactcgagaaaacgtttagacttcgcTCCATAAGTCGGTATAACAACACCTAAATAAAATCGTTTAAtagtatcgacttgattgccaaaacaatccacagtcgtatactaattatttagcaaaatcgtttgctaaatcttttaatctAGTTAAACGTCGagtttaactcttttaaagtcctttttaaacgtttaacttttttttaaatctcattttaaaagtcttttagGTTTAAGATAAAACCCTTTTCATTTCACTTTAAAcaattatcgtttttaaacatttctgGGTCAAAGGACTCACGTCGGACCCATAGGGAAATAGCCCTGTCTAAGTCCCCCTCTCGGTCAGCGCCAGACCTGCTGTGCAAGGCACAGCAGTTAGCTGCACATTCGTGCAGCAACCATgttacacgttcgtgcagccatGAAATCAGCCCGGGAAAATCAATTTCCcgggcattccgacgtgctcgGGACGTCCGGAACGCTGCAAAACGTGAATTTAACGTCCTATAACACATATACATAATCCAAACATAAttcggacgtttaaaacgatcgTTCGattcggtaaccgtttataaacgaatatatattcaaaatatatcaaaatatattaaaataaacgtttaatacgggattaatacctcgattactcgagtaatcgtcgaagaaacggagttagaattgAGAAACGGACGAATCGGCGCGAAACCTAACTCTCGCCTGCTTCTCAGAGAGCAAGCAACTCTCTCATTTCTTTCAAATGAAAGAAATGGGCTCTGGTGCCCAACATtttgtttgaaatgttttatatatagaaaaggCTAAAATATTCTTTAGTACTGGCtcaatcatgaactttaaaccaacttaattagtcgtccgtagctcaaACAAAAACGACTTTCGAATTTCATGAAAacttacccaaaaatctaataaaatataaaaagaataaaaatatattttattctcatccgaattatattttatttttaataaatcattttcgatttattaggtCTATATTGaccgcgcttgataaaatttctactttcaaattttatcaaattttcacgataacctttttaaaatattttgcgaatattggcaccaaacaTATTCGcacgggacttatgaattattctgcacctaATTCATAAGTTTATATTGTTCCCGTAaactatataaatatccaaatttaaattttcaaaatttaaatttgaaatcctattggcacaatatacttttagggacacttgtatattaaatgcatcttttaatttaattcactTACTctcatctaataaaatattagacacgtggaaATATTTTATCCCTTAAAATTACAGGATTTTACATACTTGATGCTAAAAATTTCAGGTTTGAGACTCCAACAGACCTGCTGCAAATTGGTTTTGAGGATGAAAGTTTACAGTCAAGTCTACAAGGAATTATGCAAGCTACAAATAATCAATAGTTTGTAGGATGTGGTAGTATATCGGCATCTTTACTGAGTGTGGAGGTACAGTACTCTGAGGGTTTGCTGGAATTGTTGCAAAACAAGGATGACATCACGGTTTCTTCACATGAGCAGATTCCGGTGGAGATTTATTCAATTGTGAACAGCCCTAAGTTGAAGTTTCAAGGACGAAGTGTTGAGGTGCAAGATGACCAATTTTCTGTTGATAGTCGGGTTTCCTCATGTAATCAGTTTATGGACGTTATGCAGGGACAAAACAGTAGCTCTTTCGTGGGAGTGTAGGATATTCTAGGCGAACAAATTGTTACTATTCGTAGGCcaacaaaacaaattgattatTTGAGCAATACTTTCTCTTGTTCTATTAACCAAATAGAAGTGGGCGGCGAACCTTCAGATACAGGTATTATTAATATGAATCGATTAAATGTAGAAGCAAGTCAATGGTCCATCAACTCCAGTGAATAAGGCAAGCAAGACATGGAAAATCGGACAATGATTTGGGTATTTTTCAATGTAAAACCAGATCAGCCACAGTACGTAAGTTGGCGCAACAATTGGCTACAAACAATAGCGGTTAGCTATTTAGGTTCGTTTTCCTTtcgaagttttttttttcttgtccaTGTCTTTGccactttcttttatttcttgGAATTGTAGAGGAGGTCTGCTGAACAACAGGAAGCAAAATTTTATTCGTCCTTTGATTTCTTCTCATGATTTATTGTTTATTGGCTTAGTGGAGTCCAAAAAggaaatttttgataattttctcATTAAAAATTTGTGGCCGAATTTAGACTTTAATTTTGATTGGATTCCATCGAATGGTGCTTCAGGTGGTTTAATTCTTATTTGGAACTCAGTTCTGATCAGTAATGCTTCGGTTAGTAAAGGTTCTAGATGGATGGCATTAGACTTTGTTTTTGATAATGTTTGGTATCATCATATTCTTATTTATGCAAGTAATATTGCATTAAATAGATTGTTGTTATGGCAAAAGCTTAGTCATTTACTGAGTTTCATGGGGACTATCTTTATCAGTGGTGATTTTAATGAAACTCTATTTCCGGAGGAAAGGTGGAATGAGACGGGTTTTACAACTTCCATGTTGACTTTTCTTGACTTGTTGAACAACTCTGAGCTCTTGGATCTTCCTCTCCAAGGACGTCTTTTTTCTTGGAAAAACTCGTTCTCAAAATCTCGTGTTGATAGATGTTTGATCTCTGCTACTTCAAGTTCTCTATGGCTAGATATGTCTTTGACGACATTGCCTAGAGGTCAGTCTGATCACGTTCCTATTTATTTTCGCAGTGCTAATTCTTATTATTAGGGCCCTAAGCTTTTTCGCTCGGTTGATTCTCGGTGGAAACATGAGGATTTTAGTAATTTTGTGGCTGAGAGTTGGGTTGCGGTTTGTTTTAGCTCTCCAAACCTCATTCAAAGATTAAAAGAGCTGaggcaaaaaattaaaatttggaacTTGGAGGTTTTTTGTGATCAGAACAAGATTATTAAGAACTAACTCATAAGATTTTAGTTAAGGATATAGTTGTAGAGGCGTGTTTGCTGTCTGAGGGTGAAAATAATGAAATCTCAAACTCAAAGGTGATTGATGGGTAGCTAAAAAAAAAGTCGATTCGTTATGGGTTTAGAAGTCCAGATTGAAATGAAATGTTGAGGGAGACAAATACACTAATACATCATCAATAAGAAATATCACCAATACATcgtcatttatttatttcacaTATCGATCGatcacacacacatatatatattaatatttaattaattaggttcATATATCATTTATTAATCCGGTTTAGATAAGAAATTCTGgtataattaaaatcaagacCGTAAAAATTTATGCAAATTACGGTATCTTTTTAATTGGGTTGGGCTACTTCATTTTGGGTGAGGTGAGAGCAAACATCCTTGCTGGTAAGGAGACCCAGATCGAGCAATGAGTGAGGATCAGGAATAGCCTCATGCAACTTCTCATAGGCCAATGTCCAGTGCACCAAGCTGCCTCCTCCTTCCTTTGGTGTAGCTTTTACTATAAACCTAAATTCCTTGTATTCCTTCAGCACATCTCCTTCAATCACTTTGAAAGTTGTTGACAAATTCACATCATCTATCTTTTCAATAATCTCCTTTGCATATTTGGGCACTC
This window of the Mercurialis annua linkage group LG5, ddMerAnnu1.2, whole genome shotgun sequence genome carries:
- the LOC126681223 gene encoding MLP-like protein 28, producing MALVGKLEGDVAIKAPAEQFHNVFSCRPHHVNVMSPNVQSVDLHEGEWGKPSTVICWNYTHDGVPKYAKEIIEKIDDVNLSTTFKVIEGDVLKEYKEFRFIVKATPKEGGGSLVHWTLAYEKLHEAIPDPHSLLDLGLLTSKDVCSHLTQNEVAQPN